In Lentimicrobium sp. L6, one DNA window encodes the following:
- a CDS encoding c-type cytochrome: MKKSIKILFSLALVLPMMAFAMINNPNDATNMNPVGDDIEAGKALFQAKACFACHGMNAEGNALGPNMTDNFTKHGCSEEEIISVINKGVAGTAMVPYEAQLKPEEVKALAKFIVSLKGSNPANAKAAEGEECK, from the coding sequence ATGAAAAAATCAATTAAAATTCTTTTCAGTCTAGCTTTGGTTTTGCCAATGATGGCATTTGCTATGATTAATAACCCAAATGATGCTACGAATATGAATCCTGTTGGGGATGATATAGAAGCTGGAAAAGCTTTATTCCAAGCTAAAGCATGTTTTGCATGTCATGGCATGAATGCAGAAGGAAATGCATTAGGTCCAAATATGACTGATAATTTTACAAAACATGGTTGTAGTGAAGAAGAGATTATTAGTGTTATTAATAAAGGTGTTGCTGGAACAGCAATGGTCCCTTACGAGGCACAGTTAAAACCAGAGGAAGTTAAAGCATTGGCTAAGTTTATAGTTAGTTTAAAAGGTTCTAATCCTGCAAATGCAAAAGCTGCTGAAGGCGAAGAGTGTAAATAA
- a CDS encoding biotin/lipoyl-containing protein, translating to MLEVKVGERYAKVKLMSRDGNKIQIKVDEKVYNLDVLEVEKGVYSILKDNRSYNVELVEGNNAKEFTVNTYEETFDISIIDAETRYLMNRGGEDADDGDKAISSPMPGKVVSIPVKVGDEIPEGTTVVIVEAMKMQSEYKVKVDRVVKEILVKEGDAIDSNQPLVIVE from the coding sequence ATGTTAGAAGTAAAAGTAGGCGAACGTTATGCTAAAGTGAAGCTGATGAGTCGCGATGGAAACAAAATCCAGATTAAGGTTGATGAAAAAGTATACAATCTTGATGTATTGGAAGTGGAAAAAGGTGTTTATTCCATCCTAAAAGACAACCGTTCCTATAATGTGGAATTGGTAGAAGGAAATAATGCCAAAGAATTTACAGTGAATACCTATGAAGAGACCTTTGACATCAGTATTATTGATGCCGAAACTCGATATTTAATGAACCGCGGTGGCGAAGATGCCGATGATGGAGATAAAGCCATCAGCAGTCCAATGCCTGGTAAAGTGGTGAGTATCCCAGTTAAGGTGGGAGATGAAATTCCAGAAGGAACCACCGTTGTTATTGTTGAAGCTATGAAGATGCAAAGCGAATACAAAGTAAAAGTGGACCGTGTGGTAAAAGAAATCTTAGTAAAAGAAGGTGATGCCATTGATAGTAATCAACCATTAGTGATTGTAGAATAG
- the accC gene encoding acetyl-CoA carboxylase biotin carboxylase subunit yields MIKKVLVANRGEIAIRVMRSCREMDIRSVAVFSDADRSSMHVRYADEAYHIGPSPSSESYLVIDKIIDVAKKSGADAIHPGYGFLSENAEFSDRCKAEGIVFIGPDSHAINTMGDKITSRKKMIAAGVPVVPGTTEPIVDEDEAIKTIHEIGLPVMIKASAGGGGKGMRLVKKESEILSSIRAARSEALNSFSNDAVYIEKYIDSPHHIEFQILADNHGNAVHLFERECSVQRRHQKVVEETPSPIMTAKVREEMGKHAVAAAMAVNYSGAGTIEFITDNDLNYYFLEMNTRLQVEHPITERVVGVDLVKQQINIANNEVLKLKQEELRQNGHAIECRIYAEDAENNFMPSPGVIKHMSEPLGLGIRHDGYVYEGFEIPIFYDPMISKLIAWAETREEAIERMRRALYNYKITGIKTSMKFLERIMETPDFVNGKYNTHFVEDNFDFLMTQPVYEGDNEDVAIITAFINYTDKLDKMQPEPIKKNMAKNWKDFGRKRSILRL; encoded by the coding sequence ATGATAAAAAAAGTACTTGTCGCGAACAGGGGTGAAATTGCCATCAGAGTAATGCGTTCCTGCCGCGAGATGGATATTCGATCAGTTGCTGTTTTTTCAGATGCCGATCGTTCTTCCATGCACGTGAGATATGCCGATGAAGCTTATCACATTGGCCCCTCACCCTCCTCTGAAAGCTATTTGGTTATTGACAAAATTATTGATGTAGCTAAAAAATCAGGAGCTGATGCTATACATCCTGGTTATGGTTTCTTATCAGAGAATGCAGAATTTAGCGATAGATGCAAAGCAGAAGGTATTGTATTTATCGGACCCGATTCTCATGCGATAAATACCATGGGAGACAAAATCACTTCCCGTAAAAAGATGATTGCTGCTGGTGTTCCAGTAGTGCCAGGTACGACTGAACCTATTGTTGACGAAGATGAAGCCATTAAAACCATTCATGAAATAGGCCTTCCGGTGATGATTAAAGCCTCTGCTGGTGGTGGTGGTAAAGGAATGAGGTTGGTGAAGAAAGAATCTGAGATTTTAAGTTCCATTAGAGCTGCTCGTTCCGAAGCCTTGAATTCTTTTAGCAATGATGCTGTTTATATTGAGAAATATATTGATTCACCTCACCATATCGAATTCCAAATTTTAGCCGATAACCATGGAAATGCCGTTCACCTATTTGAAAGAGAATGCTCGGTACAAAGAAGACATCAGAAAGTAGTGGAGGAAACGCCCTCTCCTATTATGACTGCAAAAGTAAGAGAAGAAATGGGAAAACATGCAGTGGCAGCTGCCATGGCAGTAAATTATTCAGGTGCAGGTACAATTGAGTTTATTACCGATAATGACCTGAATTACTATTTCTTAGAAATGAATACCAGACTTCAAGTGGAACATCCCATTACTGAAAGAGTAGTTGGAGTGGACTTGGTGAAACAGCAGATCAATATTGCCAATAATGAAGTTCTTAAACTGAAACAAGAAGAACTACGTCAAAATGGTCATGCCATAGAATGTAGAATTTATGCGGAGGATGCCGAAAATAATTTCATGCCTAGCCCTGGAGTCATCAAGCATATGAGCGAACCTTTAGGTCTTGGCATTCGTCATGATGGCTATGTTTATGAAGGATTTGAAATCCCTATATTTTATGACCCTATGATTTCGAAACTGATTGCATGGGCTGAAACTCGTGAAGAAGCCATTGAAAGAATGAGAAGAGCCCTTTATAATTATAAGATTACAGGCATTAAAACTTCCATGAAATTCTTAGAACGAATTATGGAAACCCCTGATTTTGTTAATGGGAAATATAACACTCATTTTGTTGAGGATAATTTTGACTTCCTTATGACCCAACCGGTTTATGAGGGCGATAATGAGGACGTGGCCATCATTACTGCATTTATTAATTACACAGATAAATTAGATAAAATGCAGCCAGAACCCATCAAGAAAAATATGGCCAAGAACTGGAAAGACTTCGGAAGAAAGAGAAGTATATTAAGATTATAA